TTGGTATAAATTGACAGATAAAACAAGAATTGGCGCATATATTTCTATTGTTGGTGCTATTGTAACACTGTTCTTAAATTACTTGTTAATTCCAAAATACAGTTATTACGGATCAGCAATTGCAACTATATCAGCTTACGGAAGTATGATGTTCATTTCCTATATATTAGGAAACAAATATTATCCAATACCTTATGATATGAATAAAATTGGAGCTTATCTTGGAATTTCAATTGTATTTTCAGCTATTTCATTTTATTGGTTTAGAGAAAATTATTTTGTTGGAATTCCGTTATTGATAGGATTCATTTATTTTGTCTATCATAATGAAAAAGACACAATCAAAGGAATTATGAATAAAAAATAATGCCTTAAATTTTAAAATAAAAATGAAAATACAAATCATCAATAAATCGCAGCACGACTTACCAAATTACGAAACAATTGCTTCGGCAGGAATGGATTTACGTGCCAATTTAACGGAATCAATAACTCTAAAGCCATTAGAAAGAACCATCGTAAAAACAGGTCTTTTTATTGAGTTGCCAATTGGTTACGAAGCTCAGGTTAGACCAAGAAGCGGTCTCGCAGCTAAAAAAGGTGTTACGGTTTTGAACTCTCCCGGAACTGTAGATGCTGATTACAGAGGAGAAATAGGTGTAATTTTAGTAAATTTATCAAACGAAGATTTTGTAATCGAAAACGGAGAACGAATTGCACAATTAATTATTTCCAAACATGAAAGGGCAGAGTGGATTGAAGTTGAGGAACTTTCTGAAACATCAAGAGGAGCGGGTGGCTTCGGGAGTACAGGTGTGAAATAGTTTCAGTAATTATATCATTATTCTAAGCTGTATCGCTTTCCACTAAAGACTTTGCAACTTTACCTTTAAAATTTTCAACCAAACCAAGGAGATTTTTTTTAGTCTCGCCATAAAAAATAAATACAAAAAATGAAAATAATCGTTCCAATGGCAGGTCGCGGATCAAGATTACGACCTCATACTTTAACTGTTCCAAAACCATTAATTCCTGTTGCAGGAAAATCAATTGTTCATCGTCTGGTTGAAGATATTGCCAAAATATTAAAACAGCCAATTGAAGAAGTTGCCTTTATTTTAGGAGATGAAGCTTTTTTTGGTGATGATGTTGTTTCAAGTTTACAGGATTTAGCCAAAGGTTTAGGGGCAAAAGCATCTATTTATCGTCAGGATTTACCATTAGGAACAGGGCATGCAATTATGTGTGCTAAGGATTCTTTATCAGGACCGGCCGTAATTGCTTATGCAGATACTTTAATCAGAGCCGATTTTGAACTGGATCCGGCTGCTGATTCCGTAATTTGGGTGAAACAAGTGGATCAGCCTGAAGCATTTGGTGTAGTAAAATTAAACGGCAATAATGAAATTATAGAATTGGTCGAAAAACCAAAAGAATTCGTTAGTGATTTAGCCGTTATCGGAATTTACTATTTCAAAGAAGTGGGTGATTTGAAAAAAGAACTTCAGGGCGTTTTGGATAATAATATTCAAAATGGGGGAGAATATCAGATTAATGATGGTATTAAAGCTATGATGGCAAACGGAAAAGTTTTCAAAACCGGAAGCGTTGACGAATGGATGGACTGCGGAAATAAAGATGTTACGGTTGAAACAAATACCCGAATGCTTGGTTTTCTTCATAATGATGGAGAACATTTAGTGGATTATAATGTGACTTTAGAAAATTCAACTATTATTCCACCTTGTTATATTGGAGAAAATGTAGTACTAAAAAATGCAACTGTTGGGCCAAATGTTTCATTAGGAAAAGGATGCCACGTTACGGATAGTTCCATAAAAAACAGCTTGGTACAAACCTATTCGCAAATAAAAAATGCTGATTTGGATAATGCAATGATTGGAAACCATGTGAGCTATGATGGAAAATTTAAAAGTATCAGTATTGGTGATTATTCTGTTTTTGAATAAAATAGTAATTTAAAATGAAATTATGTAAATGATGAGAAAGAGAGTGTTAGTAATTTTATTTTTCGTTTTGCTAGTCAATTCTACCATGGTTATGGCGCAAACAGAACCTGAAGATATTGCTATGGCAACAGACGAATATCAGGACTCTTTTTATGAATCATTAAAACAGAAAGGAATTGAAAATTATGATAAGGCAATTCTATCTTTAGAAAAATGTATTAAACTCAAACCAAATGATGCCGTTGCTTATTTTGAACTGGGTAAAAATTATTTAAAATTAAAAGAATATCAAAATGCTCAAAACGCATTTGAAAAAGCGATTCAGATAGATCCAAAAAATAAATGGTACTGGTTAGGAGTTTATGATGTAAGTTTCGAAACCAAAAATTATACTCTGGCAATTGAAACGATCCAGAAAATTATTCCGTTTGACGAAGAATATAAAGATGATTTAATTTCATTATATATGATTACCAATCAGTTTGAAAAAGCACTTTTGGCAATCAATGAAATGAATGATAAATATGGAAAATCTGAAGATCGCGAAAGATACAAGCAGCAGATTTTATCTCAGGGCAAATTTCAAAATACCGAAATAGACAATTTGATCAGTCAGATCAAACAAAACCCTAAAGACGAATCTAATTATGTTAACCTGATTTTATTATATTCAAAAACAGCAGAAACAGATAAAGCTTTGGATGTTTCAAAACAGCTGGCCAGGGAAATTCCAAACTCAGAGTGGGCGCAGCTGAGTTTATTTAAAGGATATTTAGATCAAAACCAGGCAGACAAGGCGATAAAGGCAATGAATTTTATTTTATCCAGCCCAAAAATAGATTCTAAAATTAAGCATCGAACGCTGAATGAATTTTTAATTTATGTGAATAAAAATCCGCAATATGCATCTGATTTAGAGATAGCGATTGGCTATTTTGACAACGATCCAAATGTAGATGTTGCTAAAGAAATTGGAAAATTTTATCACAGTAAAAACCAATTTGAGAATGCGATTAAATATTATGAAAAACATTTAAGTTCCAATTCAGATAAAGATCGTGAAACAAATTTGCTTTTGCTTGAAGCGTATTCTCAGGCAAAGCAATTTGAGCCAATGACCCAAAGGGCGATGATGTTGATTGAAATTTATCCATCCCAGCCGCAATTTTATTATTATGCAGGATTAGGAAGTAACCAACTAAAACAATTTAAAAATGCAAAAACCGTTTTAGAAATGGGACTTGATTATGTAGTTGATGATAAAAAAATGGAAGCAAATTTTAATATTCAGTTAGGCGAGGCGTGCAATGGATTGGGAGATGCTAAGAAAAAAGAGGAATACTTTTTGAAAGCAAATGAGTTATTAAAACAAAAAAAGTAAGATGAAAAAATATATAGCAGTACTATTGGTAACAGGTTTAATGATTTCGTGTAAATCAAAAGCTGTTGCGGTGCAAAATAGTAATACGGAAACACCCGTTAAAATTGACAATAAAACGGTAGAAAAACATTATGAAAACAAATTAGATTTTTCTACATTATACGTAAAAGCGAGTGCGAAATATGTTGATGAAAAGCAAAGTCAGAATGTTACTGCTGAAATTAAAATTGAAAAAGACAAACAGATTTTAGTAAGTGTACGTTTTCTTGGAATCACAATGGCAAAAGCTTTGATTACCCCAACTACAGTAAGTTATTACGAAAAAATAAACGGTACGTATTATGAAGGCGATTTTACCAGTTTAAGTAAATGGCTGGGAACCGAACTGGATTACAGTAAAGTTCAAAATCTATTAGTGGGAGAAGCTTTGGATGATTTAAGAAAAGGAAAATATACACAGACAATTGTAGAAAACCTTATTCGTTTAGAAGATGAAAAAAGTACAAATCTGAAAAAGACTTTTTTTTTGGAGCCTGAAAAATATTTGCTGCAGAAAGAACAAATTTCGCAGTCTTCAGAAAATAGAATGTTAGAAATTAAATATTCTGACAATAAGGTTTTTAATCAGGGAACACTTCCAACCAGTATTGAAATTAATGCAATACAGCCCAAAGGAAAGACGGATATTAATTTAAATTATAATACAATTTCGTTTAATGAAGAACTTTCTTTTCCATATAGTGTGCCAAGTGGCTATAAAAAAGTTATAATTAACTAAATTTGCAAAAAGAACATTAAAAATGCCAAAATTTCTCCTAAGCCTAATTTTTATATGCACCACAGCTTTTGTGTGGGCGCAGGACTCGCAACAAGAAAAACTGGAAGAGCGCAAAGCCCAGATTCAGCAGGAAATCCGAGATAATGAAAAGATGCTGCAGTCTGTAAAGAAAAAAGAAAAATCAGCGGTTAGTGTCTTTTTGATTCAGCAAAATAAAATTAAACTGAAAGAAAAGCTTATTAATACTACGGCTAAGCAAGAGAGGCTTTTAAGCAATGACATGTACATTAATCAGT
The Flavobacterium flavigenum genome window above contains:
- the dut gene encoding dUTP diphosphatase, coding for MKIQIINKSQHDLPNYETIASAGMDLRANLTESITLKPLERTIVKTGLFIELPIGYEAQVRPRSGLAAKKGVTVLNSPGTVDADYRGEIGVILVNLSNEDFVIENGERIAQLIISKHERAEWIEVEELSETSRGAGGFGSTGVK
- a CDS encoding sugar phosphate nucleotidyltransferase, with amino-acid sequence MKIIVPMAGRGSRLRPHTLTVPKPLIPVAGKSIVHRLVEDIAKILKQPIEEVAFILGDEAFFGDDVVSSLQDLAKGLGAKASIYRQDLPLGTGHAIMCAKDSLSGPAVIAYADTLIRADFELDPAADSVIWVKQVDQPEAFGVVKLNGNNEIIELVEKPKEFVSDLAVIGIYYFKEVGDLKKELQGVLDNNIQNGGEYQINDGIKAMMANGKVFKTGSVDEWMDCGNKDVTVETNTRMLGFLHNDGEHLVDYNVTLENSTIIPPCYIGENVVLKNATVGPNVSLGKGCHVTDSSIKNSLVQTYSQIKNADLDNAMIGNHVSYDGKFKSISIGDYSVFE
- a CDS encoding tetratricopeptide repeat protein codes for the protein MRKRVLVILFFVLLVNSTMVMAQTEPEDIAMATDEYQDSFYESLKQKGIENYDKAILSLEKCIKLKPNDAVAYFELGKNYLKLKEYQNAQNAFEKAIQIDPKNKWYWLGVYDVSFETKNYTLAIETIQKIIPFDEEYKDDLISLYMITNQFEKALLAINEMNDKYGKSEDRERYKQQILSQGKFQNTEIDNLISQIKQNPKDESNYVNLILLYSKTAETDKALDVSKQLAREIPNSEWAQLSLFKGYLDQNQADKAIKAMNFILSSPKIDSKIKHRTLNEFLIYVNKNPQYASDLEIAIGYFDNDPNVDVAKEIGKFYHSKNQFENAIKYYEKHLSSNSDKDRETNLLLLEAYSQAKQFEPMTQRAMMLIEIYPSQPQFYYYAGLGSNQLKQFKNAKTVLEMGLDYVVDDKKMEANFNIQLGEACNGLGDAKKKEEYFLKANELLKQKK
- a CDS encoding DUF4292 domain-containing protein, translating into MKKYIAVLLVTGLMISCKSKAVAVQNSNTETPVKIDNKTVEKHYENKLDFSTLYVKASAKYVDEKQSQNVTAEIKIEKDKQILVSVRFLGITMAKALITPTTVSYYEKINGTYYEGDFTSLSKWLGTELDYSKVQNLLVGEALDDLRKGKYTQTIVENLIRLEDEKSTNLKKTFFLEPEKYLLQKEQISQSSENRMLEIKYSDNKVFNQGTLPTSIEINAIQPKGKTDINLNYNTISFNEELSFPYSVPSGYKKVIIN